GCTACTTGGGAACCGTGCtttaaattttagtacctatataatagaacacaatattcttaaaatcaataattattatttattaccttatctaataaattatgagaAAATTATTACtctttccaatattattataatagaatctACATCCACATTGCTGTTGTTATCCAGTTCAATTGTAACTGGTATAGATTGTCCTGGAACAAAACCAGTATAAGGTACATAGACAATCATTGTCATTGGTCCAGACTTGCAACAACAGCAACAGAAGAACTTCTCTATTTCTAGTATTTTAGGTTCCTAcaagtataattttaacatttgtactcaaaaaaaatgtctaatcaaactaaatttttatttataatattttattattttatttaatgcggAATTATTGCACTGatatttgtattactatattatttcatatatttttatttacttttgttagTTGttggatatatttaatatttgtatataatattgagtatattatatactcaatgataatatgtatattgtatgtataaattgaaggtataaaatataaattataaggaaTTATTctatcatgtttttatttataagtattcaaatgtacatatacaaatacaagtTATGTTTGGTATTctcatatttatgaaaaaccatgtatattttatttacacatcaCCTAAgtattaaagatataaatacATTCAATAACATGTATGTAggtaatgttttatacttttatgcacctatttttttttatttttataatatattgtatgaaagAAGACTACCAAATTTATCAACATGTAAAAAATCTTTGTTGttacatttgttattaattttcctaTGCGGAGGAAACCTAAACCGATTTGTTCAAGAAGTCATGAAGTTATTGACACGATATACATTAAGTGCTGGCGGATTGCACATCTCGGTCGGATTTGTACACAATATGAGGTACACCGATGACAGCTATTTTGTAGACTGAggtaaaatcaacaaaaatataccaAGCACCATATTGATATTCGCATAATTTGCCTAAAGTCTAGTTTAACACACATGCCttcaagaaattaaaaatattttggaacttAAAGTTTTCATGTTGCTAGGGGCAATTAGAAATTTTCTCTCTGATtctgttttaaagttacatattaatatttatatgtgggTAAAGGGGTACAGCCAAATGCCTATGCCCAatagtcatttttaatttatcatttatcaatcaTGGAATCCACCCATAGGTAAGTGATCCAATTacacccatattattattatctctttATTTCAAACCAAAATGTCGAGTCCAAGCTACTTTGTCACATTGCACCATAGTTTTTAAGTCTGAGAAAAAGTAAGTTCCAGCAGTTGGTTTTTAATTTCTCGTGGGCATGGTTAAACTAAACTTGTTCCAATATTACAGCCATTGCATTAAATCTttgaagatataataataaacatgttaTAACTAATACTTACAGCTAAAGATGGTTCATCATTCAAATTTAAGGTGGAAATAACTTCAAATGTTATTTCTTTACCTCTCTTAATATCCCaaggtatattaattactacTTTAGCTATATATTGTACGCGTCCGTACTCTTCTTCAAATGTTGATGGTAAGTTATCAGGTAGGGAAACACTAAATGGATAAACATGTTCCCCttcttttaaaagtaattttcctaaaaaatacaatattattttttttattggaaaaaaaactaaatttaatgttttgtttaattacctacttattgttattttatttttaacatttataaatgctAATATCCGAATTAAATGCaagaaataacaatgtatacaatattttgctTTAGGTATcctttaatattaacttattttagaaaaattgtgtataattataatttctataacatGAGAAAAACAGAAATGTATGGTTTtaagagaaaaattaaaaatatacaaaaatactgaAGAATTCCATGTTTGATGTGTATTAACCTTTTGTTGCAACATTGAGATGAATTTTTCAAACAAGATATCAGTCAATataaatctgtatatataaaacagtaagcTGATTGACTGATCTATAAACACACAGCTCAAACCATTGGACTGATTGGACTGAAATTTGGCATACAGATAGCTGATTATGGCATAGGCATCtgctaagaaaggatttgtcaacatttgcattttaaagaggtgtgctcaaacagggatcttgaggttcacaatggaaatttgaaattttatttttctttattttttaaatagttgccattggttatttgggcagatcaggtacataGATActctaaatttaaatcatacacttacgtaccagcagcacggggtccgcaatCAACCAttggtagattgcctacctgataatatactgctgcgattCAGAATTTTTACTCCGGGCAACAAAAAAGTTAAGATACGTTTTGAACGCCatccaccaaatattaaataacaaattgaacaaattttgggtcatatagagttggtacatttaacgagcaatGAAGTGCACAGGGTCAGCTGACagctagtacataatataatagattaaatgAATAACTCACCTTCCCCACCcgccaatattattttgatattaaaatattcttctttTGCAGTATATCTTTCAGTTTTAGTCTTACTATGTGCAAGGCTATGCCTTCTACTTCCATTCTTACTATTTCTTCGAGTCATAAGATTATGTTCTCTCCACAACACATTACCTTCTcctctaaattttaattttacttctgaaacataataaaacttttattttatatacctgaTTACCAGATTTATATTacccactttttattttaacagaatTGCTAACAATAATTAGAACTCTGCCAGTAATTATTTCACCAGGGATGAAAACTGCTGTTggattatcaaatataatttgtaaattgtcaATACCCATATTGTTTTATCTAAAACTgtgtgaatttttaaatattgtattaaagctaaatagataattaaaatgaaCTAATAAATGTACTCATCATTACTAATTTTGGTATGCTCTTATACTGAATAGTTGTTGACAGTTGAAGAAATAATAGGctataaagtttattaatttatataatagtataactaaTTCTTGAGCAAGTATGACCAAttccaagaaaaaaaataatataatcttatttgTCATGCACTTCACATAAGCTGtagataagaattttttttttattaatttacaaaggatgaaatatttaaacatttagtaaaacatttagcttaaactattattcttaaatagtaaatagtaggtaactaatataattatgtaggtactataaaatggtttaaaaacaaaaaatttttgttaaatttgtagttttgaaaaattataattaataagtattaaatattacatagattAATTAGGCggttatttaatacttaattaatattgtggtatgatatacaaattaatgaCATTACTGCATTAACCTagtcagaaattaaaaaaaattaatatattttatgaatccaTTACCTCTTGTTGTAGCTTGtagattttcaaatattcattGTAAATTATCATGCAGTATTTACAATACCATAATATCAGTTTATTCatcaaatagttaaatagttgtataataatagttgaaatattttaaatacatgcaACTCtgacatttattattgtcattgttttTTTCACTCTAATATTTGTTAGTGAACCCATGAGCTCACATTTGATTTTGAAAtggaaacatatatttttaattacataaattatatatttgtatgtatggATATTGAATTAAGAGCTTTTATTTACAAGCATTTGAATTTTAGTGATAACAGCTACCCCTTACAATTTGAGATCTATTATTCTGCTCATCGTAAGTCCTTAACCATTATGAACAACCGCATTTTTATACGTTTTGcttattttttctttagttatgcaaaattaaataataaaacattttaaaattaacatattaaatctCTGATCTGTAACACTTTTTAGTATAAATGCAGCAATGCAGACTCACAATTAAATTGATTTCTAAGAATATTTAAGGCACCCAtaagctatttttattttagttaaatttaaatactgaaCAGGAGGAATatagtaatgataaaataacaaaaatgttgttgttaaaataattatgccaTTTTACAatctacttatattttattattatttattacatttaatataaaaatatgtataaaattgtattaaaaatataaaaataatattattaattatgaagttaatttatattttattttttttaaatgatggaaaaaaataagtcattagttatataaatgtataatatatagttattttatatcacTAAAAAAAAGGTAGTCTAAACTCTAATTAAAGGTAGGGGGtgagatttttgaaaatgtacaagTGGGGCGTAGAATAAAAAAGGTTGTGTATCACTGATTTATaacgtaattttaaaatgctgatGCATGAATTATGATGCATAATATGaaccaagtatattatattttggtatacGGTATACAGTCTTATTAACTCAAACCTCTATAACTTGATTTTTTCTTGGCCCTTGAAATGTTTTAAGTTGTGTTTGaagtaaataactcaaaaaatacataactttCTTACAttcttcttaatattttaattatcgagACATGACTGTATGAATTAGTGTTAAAAACATGGCCATCTATAGCTTAGATTGTACATCTATTtcataaaacaacattttagcTTGACTCGCCTCTTGGACATCTacacaatattcacttttctcaaaaataaatgtaattattttgtagttagtatactttaaaaaataaacttagttTTTCAAATAGNNNNNNNNNNNNNNNNNNNNNNNNNNNNNNNNNNNNNNNNNNNNNNNNNNNNNNNNNNNNNNNNNNNNNNNNNNNNNNNNNNNNNNNNNNNNNNNNNNNNTTCAAATTTCACATTCTGTTTGATATAAGTAGTGATGTTCATGAAACATACATTGTGTCTGcaataatcatttttgtttgttttttttttttttaataattttttttaaatattttattatatttcagggTTTTGGTGTTGCAGCAAAAAATACTACTGAATGTAAGCACACAGATCCACTATCTGTAGTTTGTTTCAATCAAGCCGATATTGGTGAATTTATTCGATGTGAAGATGatttgatataatacaatacttgcattattatttaaaatatttttaataaacaacttATTGACGTTTTAAATTGAAGTTGAATTGTAATTGAGAGCTTTGAAAAacttttagttttagattctgagcggagcaatgaatgtattggttttacaatgatgttttagattctgaacgaagtgatgaatgtattgattttacaatgatgtgtgttttagattctgaacgaagtgatgaatgtattgattttacaatgatgtgtgttttttttttttttttgtgtgtctgacgacaacttttggagcagtaaaaatgcttcgattttcaaaagttgtaccttttctgaaaggaaagtgaatctagttggtactttggggggtcaaaagtgaaaatttcccaatacttttcaaaagcggcaggaaaaaccttaaaaaaataacggaaaaacgcgaatttttacgcaaaaccaatttttgacaaaaacgaNNNNNNNNNNNNNNNNNNNNNNNNNNNNNNNNNNNNNNNNNNNNNNNNNNNNNNNNNNNNNNNNNNNNNNNNNNNNNNNNNNNNNNNNNNNNNNNNNNNNNNNNNNNNNNNNNNNNNNNNNNNNNNNNNNNNNNNNNNNNNNNNNNNNNNNNNNNNNNNNNNNNNNNNNNNNNNNNNNNNNNNNNNNNNNNNNNNNNNNNNNNNNNNNNNNNNNNNNNNNNNNNNNNNNNNNNNNNNNNNNNNNNNNNNNNNNNNNNNNNNNNNNNNNNNNNNNNNNNNNNNNNNNNNNNNNNNNNNNNNNNNNNNNNNNNNNNNNNNNNNNNNNNNNNNNNNNNNNNNNNNNNNNNNNNNNNNNNNNNNNNNNNNNNNNNNNNNNNNNNNNNNNNNNNNNNNNNNNNNNNNNNNNNNNNNNNNNNNNNNNNNNNNNNNNNNNNNNNNNNNNNNNNtcgtagacacttgaaaattttaccagtgtttaaattgacattttcctttatatatttttattttcaaaatatttcactaatttttaatctatttataggcaattgaaataatcgattttttttgattttttttttataaatgttgataaaaaaaaattagctgggacaaaatacttgaaaatttaatagaagggtccacatatgttgttctaactcccattcaaaaattataaaaatacataggcacaatttttttttataagcatttaaagttcaaattttgactaaatacgtaaaaattacggcaatgttcaaataatcttaaacagaaattcataaaagtttttctttttaattctaagatttggaaatttcatacaaggctcctaacatatttttacaatagcagttgcaaaataaaaggaatacattgtcacaatttttatttataagcatttaaagttcaaatttatacgaaatatgtcaaaattgcgaaaatttgcaagtaatttagtggttgaaaaatcgtaaaaattttttcttttataactaagtttttaaaatttggtacaaggttctccataagtttttctttaaaaataatatatcctagactgacaaatcatctccgttcagaatcgtttttcgtatacaatgatataatatcattggattcaaatttaattccatccattacagtaacccacttgtaacctactgtacagcagagcgacatccacgacttacccgcctttttttgtgtgtgtctgtcatgtaacctaacctaaccttttaaaatttaaatattaagaattattaattttaatttttaacttttaagtgcgtTTTTGTATTgcgtgttactattataacttaaaagttaaaagttataagttataagttataagaatataatatataaaaaaaaatataatatcaaaaacgttatttggaaacaattggaaaataacgtttttaaaaacgttaatcaaaaacaatatggaaaaatagagctagtatacttataatatatagattatagaccgCGCATTACGCTCGTAATCTCCTAGAAAAAGTAATGTCAGAGTCTATCTTTTTCGCACATATGTtggcttaaatatatttcactgaTGCGCGGTcacgattaaatatattatagtatatctttaatcatgTCTATGGTGTATTtgatgtcataaaatataatatatttagatggAATGGGAATGGGAATTTCAACTCATTCAGCTGAGTCGAATCATTCAAATCAGCTCAGTTTAATGAGTCGAATCAGTGAATCGACTCTTCTTCCAATTctaaacctaattttttttttcaaaatatgtgattttgtgtgttttataagaatgtaaaaaagaaatacggacaaacttcgttttgaagttgttgatgaaaaacttcaaaaactaaatttttttcataacgcGTATTGGAACAAGTGCACTTTANNNNNNNNNNNNNNNNNNNNNNNNNNNNNNNNNNNNNNNNNNNNNNNNNNtaaaactataatataagtatagcatatcagaattttatttttaccagttTCATTCTAAATTCTTATTGTctgtaagttttttttcaaattcctcCAGCTCATCTTCTGTTTCCAATGGAAGATTTGATAATTCCATTTGGAATATATCTTCAGTATTTTTTTCTGTAGAAGAATGATCAAAGCGACTTGgttccaataatataatatcatacattttgtcaaccttctcatttaatgaattaatatcatattttatattacagatGGTTCGATTCATTTTTTGAAGAAATTCTATATagggattaaaaataaattatacatttatacatttataaaattaacattatattgtagtttaatttatatattactcaCCAAGTATTCCATTTGGTGCTGATATTTGTGGTTCATTGGGAAATGATGCTGACTGTTGTGTATCTACATAAGATGCATGAGAAATCTTAAATGGTGATGATGATGTGTTGACTACACCAATGAAAGATTCATCAATAACATGTGTAATCCCCTCTAGAATCTCATCTagcaacaatataaattaaatttaaaatatgtgcaTTTTATGGAATTAATTATTGCACTTgagatattttattcaaatataagtacaattttttttgttcgtgTCAAGCaacttttgtatataaatatgatagacgtacaattaaaactaaaattaacaaaGTGAGTAGATaacataagataaataaaacaaaacatgtatacaatagattataaatctatttattaagACAATTCTTAAAGTATGTATTACCAGTGATTTTTGTTGTCTTATCAGGTGTAGAAATTGGACTTGGAGAATGActtgttttattgaaatttaattttttttttttacggcaATAACAGTGCTTTGAGAactattagatatttttgaaggtAATCTTGTCGGGATTAGCTGTATAGCTGGAGAACTTggcgtacctatattaaaaacaatgtttaaaactatacattttttttaaatactattagaaATTAGGTTTATCCCCTTACaattaagttcatattttcatatacttatcaaatacaattttttttaaattagaatataagtaaaaatatattaattattttttttaaatatttaatataaatcatacattaggtaataccatttaatatttattattttagtttgcagttagttttcattttttatttaaaatagaaataagataaaaatgaactgtcattttttattataagtatttataattcaatgttctaattattattatatagtcggtgattaattatattttagttactaaATACACATATTGCTTACTTTATCAATTACAACTTACCAGATAATACTAGAATACTTTCTGCCATAGGACTTAAATTTGATTCTCGGTTGGTATTATAATTGTCatcaactataaaaatatgtttttatacttttataataaaaattggagaaaaattaaatttcttaaattaagcaataatataaattaaccaaCCAATACTTTCACTTGAAGATGGATTCCATAAGACACTATTTTCTTTTTGTTgacatttatctttttttttagtttttaatgtaGGTTTCATATTATCGTATTTTTGCTTGGTTGGTGTTGTTGATAAGTCGGATGTATACTCTGCCTTTTTAGCCTTTTCCCTTGCTAAAGTATAgctatctaaataaaaataaatatgttaggtaaataagtataacataatcaTCTGAactacaaaaaatgtaaatcatacAATGAATCATTTCAATAATGTTCAgctatataatcaattatataatatacagtaacaTACCTCTATCTTTTCCCATTTTACGAGcctttaaaaaatcaaactcAATTTCATTTGGTTTGGTCTTTTtctgaatgaatttttttgaatttcttttCGGCCAAGCGCATGTGTTTTTGTTTAGCCAATAGGCCGGTACCACTTCAACAGAATTATCATCAATGAACTCTACTACAGACCACATTTCAAATACCAAATGTATTCACAAATATGATTGAAACTGAATACAAaacctataatttaatacaataactagtaattttacattataaacacttacaaaaaataaaagttgtctAAAAGTTGTTCTATAAAAgttgtttaaaatgaaaattataaattaatatttactatttagaattgttattctttattataacCAGACAACAAatgttaataaacatatattatgtaaatataggtattaattaattataatgtaggtacattgatataattatgataaaagggcttgattttaaatatataattcataataatttacataattagcATTTATTTGTGTCTTATGATAAATGGATAACCCAGTAtatatagtcattttaaatatttaaaaatcaaaataaattattataagtagatataggtaggtaaaaactTTCATTNNNNNNNNNN
This portion of the Acyrthosiphon pisum isolate AL4f chromosome A1, pea_aphid_22Mar2018_4r6ur, whole genome shotgun sequence genome encodes:
- the LOC100164069 gene encoding arrestin domain-containing protein 3 isoform X1; translated protein: MGIDNLQIIFDNPTAVFIPGEIITGRVLIIVSNSVKIKKVKLKFRGEGNVLWREHNLMTRRNSKNGSRRHSLAHSKTKTERYTAKEEYFNIKIILAGGEGKLLLKEGEHVYPFSVSLPDNLPSTFEEEYGRVQYIAKVVINIPWDIKRGKEITFEVISTLNLNDEPSLAEPKILEIEKFFCCCCCKSGPMTMIVYVPYTGFVPGQSIPVTIELDNNSNVDVDSIIIILERVLKFKARFPSSKIKCKALKIVNVCIDGVEKHTSKTRVEQIQIPSSLIIPNLKHCGIITDTYSLRVEACVNGGYINEVISVNIILGDMPLTIATDAHQFDYSFQPSNQSYFSSEPIPTNPLPSVGVDETISVPGYAQLVVPSNQFYSAPHNNLENGTILAQNSSLHIKLSAYPDPPPPYQFTDPEIATDIQVSSISTLSV
- the LOC107884376 gene encoding uncharacterized protein LOC107884376, which gives rise to MWSVVEFIDDNSVEVVPAYWLNKNTCAWPKRNSKKFIQKKTKPNEIEFDFLKARKMGKDRDSYTLAREKAKKAEYTSDLSTTPTKQKYDNMKPTLKTKKKDKCQQKENSVLWNPSSSESIVDDNYNTNRESNLSPMAESILVLSGTPSSPAIQLIPTRLPSKISNSSQSTVIAVKKKN